The Chitinophaga flava genome has a segment encoding these proteins:
- a CDS encoding TonB-dependent receptor — protein MKQVFYKIFLLIMLMIATLGGYAQETNGTWGGRITSNKQEPLPGVTVVAVHLPSGTKYGTVTGADGRYYLPGLRIGGPYSITVSMMGMETQTAEGFTIRLGEPLQQHFVLTEKGKQLSEVEIKATKAGAKANTFGAGQHISRLQVANMPTISRSIQDITKMVPQGSKDNSFAGTNFRYNNVTIDGAINNDAIGFSPSMGGITGSSGMPGSSTRTNAVSMDAIEDMQVYLAPFDVKIGNFTGGSINAVTRSGTNKVIGSIYGFGRNAAITGKDKVGSLGKMDKDFYDYQAGVRVGFPIIKNKLFFFTNEEITRRQDPVQLLAGNAETAHILSTKDAEDIRNATISRYGKDVDPGTAGAYNAWSRSVKFFNRLDWNINDKNQLSVRNNTIRSSAMNMDRDQQDFRFSSMAYEQTNNQTSTVAELKTRFNNHLSNSLIAGYTLVHDKRDPTANPALPQVQIMGRAPGTTIYWGTDREASIFNMKQRTIEITDNLTLRKGKHTLLFGTHNEFYHIDYGFVNSWNGRVDYLSIDDYLNNVPYRVRGSYNYNNNDRDYILSNPEAKFNVNLLSAYAQDEIQLTDKLKLIPGLRADYTMLPNAPVLSEQTRNAYTDDYFGTTYTYTPLNRITNHYLNKVQLSPRLGFRYDWTGDQRLVLRGGTGLFTGRIPFAWLAYAYYNNGVNYGSFDQKADAKVFVPGTDPVKPGKNGIADFIAGNGNVITNPIAGKTQVDVLDNNFVMPQVWRTSIAVDYTTVTGYKFTVEGIVTKTIKDVLFQQINIKDNPRYYGNDTTKQQPVFGGAVDPHFSNAYQLSNTKKGYRYSITGSVNRNYPFGLYASLAYTYGQSKDVSNGIRNSMESNWQLNQALNPNNPGLAYSNFDVRHRIVLNLNYTRRWNQQWVSTLSLFATAQSGSPFTYGIVNNSIQGLPQQVSLVYIPEADAAVKFFQDYTTKAGEAVTAAAQAAAFNQYIEDDKYLRTRRGQYTERNAGRTPWNIQADLHFAQEYHFSRDPGSRFLTFTLDVMNLTNLLNSNWGKVYFSPNTFNSTASVGLTPAFPAKQNPGNYPVYLYENPGKPYAIDFFNSRAQVQLGMRYSF, from the coding sequence ATGAAGCAGGTATTCTACAAAATATTTTTACTGATCATGTTGATGATCGCCACACTGGGAGGATATGCACAGGAGACGAATGGTACCTGGGGTGGCCGTATCACCAGCAACAAACAGGAGCCGCTGCCCGGTGTTACCGTGGTGGCTGTCCATCTGCCCTCAGGCACTAAATATGGTACGGTCACCGGTGCCGACGGCCGTTATTATCTTCCGGGTCTTCGTATAGGCGGTCCGTATAGTATCACTGTTAGTATGATGGGCATGGAAACACAGACGGCAGAGGGTTTTACCATCCGCCTCGGTGAGCCGCTGCAACAACACTTTGTACTCACAGAAAAAGGCAAACAACTGTCAGAAGTGGAAATTAAAGCCACCAAAGCAGGAGCAAAAGCCAACACCTTCGGCGCTGGCCAGCATATCAGCCGTCTGCAGGTAGCCAATATGCCCACCATCTCCCGCAGCATCCAGGACATCACCAAAATGGTGCCCCAGGGCTCTAAAGACAACTCCTTCGCAGGTACCAACTTCCGCTATAACAACGTTACCATCGATGGCGCTATCAACAACGATGCTATCGGCTTCAGTCCCTCTATGGGCGGTATCACCGGCTCTTCCGGTATGCCCGGCTCCAGCACCCGTACCAACGCGGTATCTATGGATGCCATCGAAGATATGCAGGTATACCTGGCCCCCTTCGATGTGAAGATCGGTAACTTCACCGGCGGTAGCATCAACGCCGTTACCCGCAGCGGTACCAACAAAGTAATCGGCAGCATCTACGGTTTCGGCCGCAATGCCGCTATCACAGGAAAGGATAAAGTCGGCTCCCTCGGAAAAATGGACAAAGACTTTTATGATTACCAGGCTGGTGTAAGAGTAGGTTTCCCCATCATCAAAAACAAACTCTTCTTCTTCACCAATGAAGAAATTACCCGTCGCCAGGACCCTGTGCAGCTGCTTGCCGGCAATGCGGAAACAGCTCATATCCTGAGCACTAAAGATGCAGAAGATATCCGCAATGCCACTATCAGCCGCTATGGTAAAGACGTAGATCCAGGCACTGCAGGCGCGTATAACGCATGGTCCCGCTCCGTGAAATTCTTTAACCGCCTCGACTGGAACATCAACGATAAAAACCAGTTGTCTGTACGTAATAACACCATTCGTTCTTCCGCTATGAACATGGACCGCGACCAGCAAGACTTCCGCTTCAGCAGCATGGCTTACGAGCAAACCAACAACCAGACATCTACCGTAGCAGAACTGAAAACAAGATTCAACAACCACCTGTCTAACAGTCTGATTGCCGGTTATACCCTGGTCCACGACAAACGTGACCCTACCGCCAACCCGGCACTGCCGCAGGTACAGATCATGGGACGCGCGCCCGGCACCACCATCTACTGGGGTACCGACAGAGAAGCATCCATCTTCAATATGAAACAACGTACCATAGAAATCACTGATAACCTCACTCTGCGCAAAGGCAAACATACCCTGCTCTTTGGTACGCATAATGAGTTCTATCATATCGACTATGGTTTTGTAAACAGCTGGAATGGCCGTGTAGACTATCTCAGCATCGATGACTATCTCAATAATGTTCCATACAGAGTACGTGGTAGCTACAACTACAACAATAACGACCGCGATTATATCCTGTCAAACCCTGAGGCAAAGTTTAATGTAAACCTGCTCAGTGCCTATGCACAGGATGAAATCCAGTTGACTGATAAACTGAAACTGATACCTGGTTTGCGTGCTGATTATACCATGCTGCCCAATGCACCTGTGCTGAGTGAACAAACACGCAATGCATACACAGATGATTATTTTGGCACTACCTACACTTATACACCGCTCAACCGTATCACCAATCATTACCTGAATAAAGTACAGCTGTCTCCCCGTCTGGGTTTCCGTTACGACTGGACAGGTGACCAGCGGCTGGTGCTGCGTGGTGGTACAGGCCTGTTTACCGGCCGTATCCCGTTTGCATGGCTGGCATATGCTTATTACAACAACGGTGTTAATTATGGCTCTTTCGACCAGAAAGCGGATGCTAAAGTTTTTGTGCCTGGTACTGATCCGGTGAAGCCCGGCAAAAATGGTATCGCCGATTTTATTGCCGGCAATGGTAATGTTATCACCAATCCCATAGCCGGTAAAACACAAGTCGATGTGCTGGATAATAACTTCGTAATGCCGCAGGTATGGCGTACCAGCATAGCAGTGGATTATACAACTGTAACAGGCTACAAATTTACGGTGGAAGGTATTGTTACCAAAACCATCAAGGATGTATTATTCCAGCAGATCAATATCAAAGATAATCCGCGTTACTACGGTAACGATACTACGAAACAGCAACCGGTATTTGGTGGCGCCGTAGATCCTCATTTTTCCAATGCCTATCAGTTGAGTAATACAAAAAAAGGATATCGTTACAGCATCACCGGTAGCGTGAACCGTAACTATCCTTTTGGCTTGTATGCTTCACTGGCTTATACCTATGGCCAATCCAAAGATGTGTCTAACGGTATCAGGAACTCCATGGAAAGTAACTGGCAGCTGAACCAGGCACTGAATCCCAACAATCCGGGACTGGCCTATTCTAATTTTGATGTACGGCATCGTATAGTGCTGAACCTGAACTATACCCGCCGCTGGAACCAGCAATGGGTAAGTACACTCAGCCTTTTTGCCACCGCCCAGTCTGGCAGTCCGTTTACCTACGGTATTGTCAACAACAGCATCCAGGGACTGCCGCAGCAGGTAAGCCTGGTATACATTCCGGAGGCAGATGCAGCAGTGAAGTTCTTCCAGGACTATACCACCAAAGCGGGAGAAGCGGTGACCGCAGCAGCCCAGGCAGCCGCTTTCAATCAATATATCGAAGACGATAAGTACCTGCGTACCCGTCGTGGACAATATACCGAACGCAATGCCGGCCGCACTCCCTGGAATATACAGGCCGACCTGCACTTTGCGCAGGAGTATCATTTCTCCAGAGATCCGGGCAGCAGGTTTCTCACTTTTACCCTCGACGTGATGAATCTGACTAACCTGCTAAACAGCAACTGGGGTAAAGTATATTTCTCACCCAATACCTTCAACTCTACCGCCAGCGTTGGCCTTACACCAGCGTTCCCGGCAAAACAGAATCCGGGCAACTATCCCGTATACCTATACGAAAATCCGGGTAAGCCATATGCGATAGACTTTTTTAACTCCCGCGCACAGGTACAGCTCGGGATGAGGTATTCATTCTAA
- a CDS encoding IPT/TIG domain-containing protein yields MKNLIYFLFGLAVVLSACKRNRDEDFKVPPAIRSFWPNSGKPGTIVTINGAGFVKKDNEVSFNGTAATVVDVNDTVMTVLAPAGGSTGKVTVKTAGKELEAGTYTYQNLSMHGVSPLNGPAGTNIVVRGEGFGSTAAPAKVMINGKEAVITSVNDTLLIAAVPVGAGSGTIKVTVDNKEVTGPSFLFQDISKIKPLKGGKGTQVTITGEGFNAVAGNNSVAFNGKSATVISATATQLVVATPDDVATGPLSVTINGQKTVGPVFTVIPPPLLATVAPLSSPAGKDITITGSNFSSLMDENVVTFNGIAGTIKSAAEKQLVITIPTGAGSGNIKVWVNGQETAGPLFKEQNLGVVSLSPDNGLAGTTVTVSGIGFSTNATDNIVTFNGVAANVVSATDTELKVVAPAGLSTGTLDVKVSGLQATGPLFRRAGVMTLAGGPGSGLFTGALGLTGDRAGNLYFLQGYQVKKITPDGTVSTYAGGSTSGYADGSLSAAMFLGPHTITVDSQDNLYIQDGNGLRTYVRKITPAGQVSTVVTVFENMPGGLGVDRNGTIYLSKFYQGLYKVESNGSLTRIGNFTFTIPDKMAIDALGRAYYAGGDFYNPFIAMVTPAGEHSFLAGSNRYDPDFVDGDISGARLGSPLCVTIDPTSGNFFFVDNMAMAVRYATPSGTVKTVVGAEGTFQPFKMGYKDGTLKEALFRSMKGIHVDANGNIYVIEPENNAVRKIFLK; encoded by the coding sequence ATGAAAAATTTGATATATTTTCTTTTCGGATTGGCGGTGGTGTTGAGTGCCTGTAAAAGAAACAGGGATGAAGATTTTAAGGTGCCTCCTGCTATCCGTTCTTTCTGGCCCAACAGTGGAAAGCCCGGTACGATTGTTACGATTAACGGAGCAGGTTTTGTAAAGAAAGATAATGAAGTAAGCTTTAATGGTACTGCAGCCACCGTGGTGGACGTCAACGATACTGTAATGACAGTACTGGCGCCGGCCGGAGGCAGCACAGGTAAAGTAACTGTCAAAACTGCTGGCAAGGAACTGGAAGCAGGCACCTATACCTATCAGAATCTGAGCATGCATGGTGTTAGTCCGCTCAACGGGCCTGCAGGTACCAACATCGTGGTACGTGGCGAAGGCTTCGGCAGCACCGCTGCTCCTGCCAAAGTGATGATCAATGGAAAAGAAGCAGTGATCACTTCCGTCAATGATACGCTCCTGATTGCCGCAGTGCCGGTGGGCGCCGGCAGTGGCACCATCAAAGTGACGGTAGATAACAAGGAAGTAACAGGGCCATCTTTCCTCTTCCAGGACATCAGCAAAATAAAACCACTCAAAGGCGGAAAAGGCACGCAGGTGACTATTACCGGCGAAGGCTTTAATGCCGTAGCAGGAAATAACAGTGTAGCCTTCAACGGTAAATCTGCTACAGTAATCAGTGCTACCGCCACTCAGCTGGTAGTGGCCACGCCTGATGATGTAGCTACCGGACCATTGAGTGTGACCATCAACGGACAGAAGACAGTAGGGCCGGTATTTACTGTTATACCTCCGCCATTGCTGGCTACAGTGGCTCCGTTGAGCAGCCCCGCCGGGAAAGACATTACCATCACCGGCAGCAACTTCAGCAGCCTGATGGATGAAAACGTAGTCACCTTTAACGGTATCGCAGGTACGATAAAAAGTGCAGCTGAAAAACAACTGGTGATCACCATTCCCACTGGCGCCGGTTCCGGAAATATCAAAGTCTGGGTAAACGGACAGGAAACAGCCGGTCCGCTGTTTAAAGAACAGAACCTGGGTGTGGTCAGTCTCTCACCTGACAACGGTCTTGCCGGTACTACCGTAACGGTGAGCGGTATTGGTTTCAGTACCAATGCAACGGATAATATTGTCACCTTCAATGGGGTGGCGGCCAATGTGGTGAGTGCAACGGATACAGAACTGAAGGTGGTAGCACCTGCCGGCTTATCTACCGGTACCCTCGATGTGAAGGTGAGTGGCTTACAGGCCACAGGCCCGCTGTTTAGAAGGGCCGGTGTAATGACGTTGGCTGGTGGTCCTGGCTCCGGGTTGTTTACCGGCGCTCTGGGGCTTACGGGCGACCGGGCTGGTAATCTTTATTTCCTGCAGGGATATCAGGTGAAAAAAATAACACCTGATGGTACTGTTAGCACCTATGCCGGTGGTAGCACCAGCGGTTATGCTGACGGTTCTCTATCTGCTGCTATGTTCCTGGGGCCTCACACGATCACGGTCGACAGCCAGGATAACCTCTACATACAGGATGGTAACGGGCTGCGTACCTACGTTCGTAAGATCACCCCGGCAGGGCAGGTGTCTACTGTGGTGACCGTGTTCGAAAACATGCCCGGTGGCTTGGGTGTGGACCGAAACGGTACAATTTACCTCAGCAAATTCTATCAGGGGCTGTATAAGGTAGAGTCCAACGGTTCCCTGACGAGAATAGGTAATTTCACTTTTACCATCCCCGATAAAATGGCCATAGACGCACTGGGAAGAGCATACTATGCCGGAGGCGATTTTTATAATCCTTTTATCGCTATGGTAACACCGGCAGGAGAGCATAGTTTTCTGGCGGGTAGTAATCGCTATGATCCTGATTTTGTGGATGGAGATATTTCGGGGGCCCGTTTGGGATCACCATTGTGTGTGACCATCGATCCCACTTCCGGTAATTTCTTTTTTGTAGATAACATGGCTATGGCTGTGCGTTATGCTACACCTTCCGGCACCGTGAAAACAGTGGTCGGAGCTGAAGGCACCTTCCAGCCATTTAAGATGGGATACAAGGACGGTACGCTGAAAGAAGCCCTGTTCCGCTCGATGAAAGGTATACACGTAGATGCCAACGGAAATATTTATGTGATAGAGCCGGAAAATAATGCGGTTCGTAAAATTTTCCTGAAGTAA
- the eco gene encoding serine protease inhibitor ecotin — protein sequence MKQFITLLLLWSAGISSVYSQDKDNLKPFPPAWKGMERYVIELPAKDKEDNFQVEVMAGKTMKVDCNQHGLIGRWVTKDVKGWGYTYYQYVSSGNMRSTLMACPDKKLTDKFIFDTRQVRYNSKLPIVVYVPKGFEVKYKIWERGEEEKDAVIK from the coding sequence ATGAAACAATTCATCACCCTGCTACTGTTATGGAGTGCCGGCATTTCCAGCGTTTATTCACAGGATAAAGACAATCTGAAACCCTTTCCTCCGGCCTGGAAGGGCATGGAAAGGTACGTCATCGAGCTGCCTGCCAAAGACAAGGAAGACAATTTCCAGGTAGAAGTTATGGCGGGCAAAACCATGAAGGTGGATTGCAACCAGCACGGCCTGATAGGTCGGTGGGTAACCAAAGATGTCAAAGGGTGGGGCTATACCTATTACCAGTATGTTTCATCCGGCAACATGCGTTCTACCCTGATGGCATGCCCCGATAAAAAGCTGACGGATAAATTTATTTTTGACACCAGACAGGTCCGATACAACAGTAAGCTGCCTATTGTAGTGTATGTGCCCAAAGGTTTTGAGGTAAAATATAAAATCTGGGAGAGAGGAGAAGAGGAAAAGGACGCTGTGATAAAATAA
- a CDS encoding family 43 glycosylhydrolase: MMTALRILTTLLFSTVLLSSQAQTTYCNPVNVDYGYCPIPNFTEWGKHRATADPVIVTYKGDYYLFSTNQWGYWWSPDLSQWHFVSRKFLKPWHKVYDDLCAPAVWVMGDTMMVFGSTYSSNFPIWMSTDPKGNRWKEAVDSFEAGGWDPAFFLDDDGKLYQYNGSSNSYPLYGGEVDRKTLQLKGARKELYLLNHERYGWQRFGEYMDNTFLDPFIEGAWMTKHHGKYYLQYGAPGTEFSGYADGVVVSDHPLGPFTPQAHNPFSFKPGGFARGAGHGSTFQDTKGNWWHVSTMVISVKNSFERRLGIWPAGFDKDDVLYCNTVFGDYPHYLNRGNNSASFENDRKSFTGWMLLNYNKPVTVSSTLGGYLPNNAVDENIKTYWSAATGNKGEWLQSDLGSVSTVHAVQINYADQDAIFLGKQTDIYHQYILHYSLDGKKWQVLADKSHNLSDVPHDYIELPRPVKARYIKLENIHMPSGKFAISGLRVFGNGNGPLPDSVKSFVVLPTEKDKRSAWIKWEPVDNAYAYNIYFGIAPDKLYNCIMVHNANDYFFKGMDKEQSYYFSIEAINENGVSPKTKPRT; encoded by the coding sequence ATGATGACCGCGCTCCGCATACTGACAACACTGCTGTTCAGCACAGTACTGTTGTCTTCGCAAGCACAGACCACCTATTGCAATCCGGTGAACGTGGACTACGGCTACTGCCCCATCCCCAACTTTACAGAATGGGGCAAACACAGAGCCACAGCCGATCCTGTCATCGTCACCTATAAAGGAGACTATTACCTTTTTTCCACTAACCAGTGGGGATACTGGTGGAGCCCGGACCTCAGCCAATGGCATTTTGTGTCCCGTAAATTTCTGAAACCATGGCATAAGGTGTATGATGACCTCTGTGCACCCGCTGTATGGGTGATGGGAGATACCATGATGGTATTTGGCTCAACCTACAGCAGCAATTTTCCTATATGGATGAGCACCGATCCCAAAGGCAACCGGTGGAAAGAAGCTGTAGACTCCTTTGAAGCCGGCGGCTGGGATCCCGCCTTCTTCCTGGATGATGACGGAAAACTGTATCAGTACAACGGCAGCAGCAACAGTTATCCGTTGTATGGCGGAGAGGTGGACCGCAAAACCCTGCAATTGAAAGGCGCCCGAAAAGAACTTTATCTGCTGAACCACGAACGTTACGGATGGCAGCGTTTCGGGGAATATATGGACAACACTTTCCTCGATCCGTTTATTGAAGGAGCCTGGATGACCAAACATCATGGTAAATACTACCTGCAGTATGGCGCACCCGGAACGGAGTTCAGCGGATATGCAGACGGCGTAGTGGTATCAGACCATCCGTTGGGACCTTTTACACCGCAGGCTCATAATCCGTTTTCCTTCAAGCCCGGAGGCTTTGCCCGTGGCGCCGGCCATGGCAGCACCTTCCAGGACACCAAAGGCAACTGGTGGCATGTGTCTACCATGGTCATTTCCGTGAAGAACAGCTTTGAGAGAAGACTCGGCATCTGGCCCGCAGGTTTCGACAAAGATGATGTGCTTTACTGCAACACCGTATTCGGCGACTATCCGCATTACCTCAACAGAGGCAACAACTCCGCCTCTTTTGAAAACGACCGGAAATCCTTTACCGGCTGGATGTTACTCAACTACAACAAACCTGTAACGGTATCGTCTACACTGGGTGGATACCTGCCTAATAATGCAGTAGATGAAAACATCAAAACCTACTGGAGCGCTGCCACCGGCAACAAAGGGGAATGGCTGCAATCAGATCTGGGTAGCGTCAGCACTGTACATGCCGTGCAAATCAACTACGCTGATCAGGATGCCATCTTCCTGGGCAAACAAACAGACATCTATCATCAGTACATCCTCCATTATTCGCTGGATGGAAAAAAATGGCAGGTACTGGCAGATAAAAGCCATAATCTGTCGGATGTACCACACGACTATATAGAACTGCCACGGCCGGTGAAAGCCCGTTATATCAAACTGGAAAACATCCATATGCCCAGCGGTAAGTTCGCTATCAGCGGACTGCGTGTATTTGGCAATGGTAACGGACCTCTCCCCGATTCTGTGAAATCGTTTGTGGTACTGCCTACAGAAAAGGATAAACGCAGCGCCTGGATCAAATGGGAACCGGTAGACAACGCCTATGCGTATAATATCTACTTCGGTATTGCACCCGATAAACTGTACAACTGCATCATGGTACACAATGCCAACGATTATTTTTTCAAAGGCATGGATAAGGAACAGTCCTACTATTTCTCTATAGAAGCCATCAATGAAAATGGGGTTTCTCCTAAAACAAAGCCCAGGACTTAA
- a CDS encoding glucoamylase family protein, protein MRTVTYICLICLLTFGGQAQVKQSAEKTDFRIQQNLSDSALLDLVQKQTFRYFWDYAHPVSGLARERSNKSFDYGDEVVTTGGSGFGIMAIIVATERGWISRDAATDRLLKIINFLRKADSYHGVFPHWLNGATGKTIPFSRKDDGADLVETSFLFEGLLSARQYFNRDTPKEQELRNKINWTWNEAEWDWFTRDGRNVLYWHWSPNNGWSMNHELRGWNECFITYIMAASSPKYAIKPEVYHQGWANSSYFRNNRSYFDIKLPLGFNYGGPLFFSHYSFMGLDPRGLKDRYADYWEQNKNHTLINREYCVRNPKGFKGFGPDSWGLTASDTYNGYDAHSPENDHGTITPTAALSAFPYTPEYSMQALKHFYYQLGNKIWSQYGFTDAFNETQQWYAQSHLAIDQGPIIVMIENYRSGLLWKLFMSCPEIQQGLKKLDISSPYLK, encoded by the coding sequence ATGAGAACTGTGACCTATATATGCCTGATATGCCTGCTCACCTTTGGTGGGCAGGCACAGGTAAAACAAAGTGCTGAAAAAACAGACTTCCGCATCCAGCAAAACCTTAGCGACAGTGCCCTGCTGGACCTTGTACAAAAACAAACCTTCCGTTATTTCTGGGATTATGCACATCCGGTGTCCGGCCTGGCCCGCGAACGCAGCAACAAATCATTTGATTATGGTGATGAAGTAGTGACCACCGGCGGCTCCGGCTTCGGTATCATGGCCATCATCGTAGCCACCGAAAGAGGCTGGATCTCCCGCGACGCCGCGACAGACAGGCTGTTGAAAATAATCAACTTCCTCCGGAAAGCAGATAGTTACCACGGTGTCTTTCCACACTGGCTCAACGGTGCCACCGGCAAAACCATCCCCTTCAGCCGCAAAGACGATGGTGCTGACCTCGTGGAAACATCCTTCCTCTTTGAAGGATTACTCTCCGCCCGGCAATATTTCAACCGCGACACACCGAAGGAACAGGAACTGCGCAATAAAATCAACTGGACCTGGAACGAAGCCGAATGGGACTGGTTTACCCGCGACGGACGCAACGTGCTTTACTGGCACTGGAGCCCCAACAACGGCTGGAGCATGAACCATGAACTCAGAGGATGGAACGAATGTTTTATCACCTATATCATGGCGGCCTCCTCTCCGAAGTATGCGATCAAACCGGAAGTATATCACCAGGGCTGGGCCAACAGCTCCTACTTCCGTAACAACCGTTCTTACTTCGACATCAAACTGCCGCTGGGATTCAATTACGGCGGACCACTGTTCTTCTCCCACTATTCCTTTATGGGCCTTGATCCCCGGGGATTAAAAGATCGCTATGCCGACTACTGGGAGCAAAACAAAAACCATACCCTCATCAACCGGGAATACTGCGTACGCAACCCCAAAGGCTTTAAAGGTTTTGGCCCCGATTCCTGGGGGCTCACCGCCAGCGATACCTACAACGGGTACGACGCTCATTCACCGGAAAATGATCACGGTACTATCACTCCTACCGCAGCCCTGTCAGCATTTCCTTATACACCGGAATACTCTATGCAGGCGCTGAAACATTTTTATTATCAGCTGGGCAACAAGATCTGGAGCCAGTACGGCTTCACCGATGCCTTCAATGAAACACAGCAATGGTACGCCCAGTCACACCTGGCCATCGATCAGGGACCGATCATCGTGATGATAGAAAACTACCGCAGCGGACTGTTATGGAAGCTGTTTATGAGCTGCCCGGAGATACAACAGGGATTAAAGAAACTGGACATCAGCAGTCCGTATTTAAAATAA